A stretch of Ipomoea triloba cultivar NCNSP0323 chromosome 13, ASM357664v1 DNA encodes these proteins:
- the LOC116001105 gene encoding probable transcriptional regulator SLK3, translated as MEMGGSSSGSYGYGDFLESWVSESSSRNQVEPLSYSFGSLLSSTSTAMLQGNNVQLDYNEVNTTVVNKSLLDSLVPSFCANYVVNDANLLLPSTAFLQIPGIHDSDPGFLSFAPNNNGLLGIGMGDSYPAGLVNSGIGDSYPSGLVNTGMRDSYPGLNKVSSHSNQSHRQGCKRQQLGSMMSFAGAEPAGFDVYQMGIGIETETQLSKKPRLDATKDALLLPEINQHFDKSLLQLQEKNSVLKMLLEQQRQQNELHKQLSLLGTEDALGQQFQPDQWELSQNQAQISSLPCLDASICNRRLTQYLYHMRSRPTNNDMTYWKKFVSEYYAPCAKQRLCFSTCDNVGQQALNLFTEAALESWCCSICASKSSRGFEVIYETLPRLFKTKFESSILDEVLFLGWPREHRFPSGLLLLEYGKVVQESIYENFRIVHEGILRVIFRPDLKIFSWEFCVQRHEELLQYQSVARQVPYPIPGAFDRSDERIDHFVEAAEKYRSTITNSAGATSEGIQSCCDMFLKAELELARNVDLPLVNALGFSKKHFRCLQIAEIIGSMTDLITISHELGVGPIESLKNYHRLKEMKELSMTQSVVTSTDDGGLAADNSYSRLLRQGPRSSVARTQVLQPSYSTANSSQLEFTANELTVNERMKSIEHTVDKLLSTKEATVRANSLGNAISAGTGSEASGTATSGAWPQISDTIMLANAMNFGENATVLAIAQANLNLIANAQLSGPEMCKAAFNSSSSKVKMSVKVEPRFQEQI; from the exons ATGGAAATGGGAGGAAGCTCATCAGGTTCATATGGATATGGAGATTTTCTTGAGTCTTGGGTGTCAGAGAGCTCCTCGAGGAACCAGGTGGAGCCTTTAAGTTATTCATTTGGAAGCTtattatcatcaacttctacAGCCATGTTGCAGGGGAATAATGTACAGTTGGATTATAATGAAGTGAACACAACAGTTGTGAATAAATCATTATTGGATTCGTTGGTGCCGAGTTTTTGTGCTAATTATGTTGTCAATGATGCCAATTTGCTGCTGCCAAGCACTGCATTCTTGCAAATTCCCGGCATTCATGATAGTGACCCCGGGTTTCTCTCGTTTGCACCCAATAACAATGGTTTATTGGGTATTGGAATGGGGGATAGTTATCCCGCTGGTTTAGTTAATTCTGGAATAGGGGATAGTTATCCTTCTGGTTTAGTTAATACTGGAATGAGGGATAGTTATCCCGGGCTGAACAAGGTTTCGTCCCATTCCAATCAGAGCCATAGGCAAGGGTGTAAGAGGCAACAATTAGGATCAATGATGAGTTTTGCTGGAGCAGAACCTGCAGGGTTTGATGTTTACCAAATGGGGATTGGAATCGAGACCGAGACTCAGTTATCGAAAAAGCCCAGACTGGATGCTACCAAGGATGCGTTGCTGCTCCCCGAGATTAATCAGCATTTCGACAAGAGCCTCCTGCAATTGCAGGAAAAGAATTCAGTGCTGAAGATGCTGCTGGAGCAGCAGAGACAGCAGAACGAGCTGCATAAACAGCTTTCTCTTTTGGGCACCGAGGACGCGCTGGGACAGCAGTTTCAACCAGACCAATGGGAGCTTTCGCAAAATCAGGCCCAAATCTCTTCTCTGCCTTGCCTTGATGCCAGTATCTGTAACCGACGCCTAACTCAGTACTTATATCATATGAGGAGTCGCCCAACT AATAATGACATGACTTACTGGAAGAAGTTTGTTTCTGAATATTATGCTCCTTGTGCTAAGCAGAGGTTGTGTTTTTCTACATGTGATAATGTTGGCCAACAAGCTCTAAATCTTTTCACCGAGGCAGCCTTG GAATCTTGGTGCTGTAGTATTTGTGCTTCGAAATCATCAAGAGGATTTG AAGTAATATATGAAACTCTCCCGAGGCTTTTCAAAACCAAATTTGAGAGCAGCATCCTGGACGAGGTCTTATTCCTGGGGTGGCCTCGGGAGCATAGATTTCCTTCTGGGCTTTTATTGTTGGAGTATGGCAAAGTGGTTCAGGAGAGTATCTATGAAAATTTTCGCATTGTTCATGAAGGTATACTTCGTGTGATCTTCAGACCTGACTTGAAG ATATTTTCTTGGGAATTCTGTGTACAACGCCATGAAGAGCTTTTGCAGTATCAATCCGTTGCTAGACAGGTACCATATCCTATCCCGGGGGCATTTGATAGAAGCGATGAACGT ATTGACCATTTTGTCGAGGCGGCTGAAAAATACAGAAGTACTATCACTAACTCCGCCGGGGCTACTTCAGAGGGCATACAATCATGTTGCGATAT GTTTCTAAAAGCAGAGCTCGAGCTTGCAAGGAATGTGGATCTGCCATTGGTTAACGCGTTAGGATTCTCCAAGAAACATTTTAGGTGTTTACAG ATAGCTGAAATCATCGGTAGCATGACGGATTTAATCACTATCAGCCATGAACTTGGTGTTGGACCAATTG AGAGCTTAAAGAACTATCATCGGTTGAAGGAAATGAAGGAGCTAAGCATGACTCAGAGTGTGGTAACCAGCACCGATGATGGCGGGCTGGCAGCTGATAACAGTTACTCTCGACTGCTCAGACAAGGCCCTCGTAGTTCAGTTGCAAGGACACAAGTACTGCAACCGTCGTACTCTACCGCTAACTCCAGCCAACTCGAG TTCACCGCCAATGAGCTCACCGTCAATGAGCGCATGAAGTCAATAGAACACACAGTTGATAAGCTGCTTTCCACGAAGGAAGCTACCGTTAGAGCAAACAGTTTGGGAAACGCTATCAGCGCGGGGACAGGGAGCGAAGCCAGTGGAACAGCCACGAGTGGCGCCTGGCCTCAGATAAGCGACACCATCATGCTAGCTAACGCTATGAATTTCGGTGAGAATGCAACCGTGCTGGCCATCGCGCAAGCAAACCTAAACCTAATAGCCAACGCTCAACTAAGCGGCCCCGAGATGTGCAAGGCTGCCTTCAACAGCTCTTCGTCGAAGGTAAAGATGTCTGTCAAGGTCGAGCCAAGGTTTCAGGAGCAGATTTAA